A DNA window from Doryrhamphus excisus isolate RoL2022-K1 chromosome 2, RoL_Dexc_1.0, whole genome shotgun sequence contains the following coding sequences:
- the taf1c gene encoding TATA box-binding protein-associated factor RNA polymerase I subunit C isoform X4: protein MQNFFIDHCQDAFGCMTEILGNHIYLKKGPKGHQQRNAGPPRKLKRFINMLNLPICHQSYSSRSVQAYSALLSDALPNVPVELLGSLLYEELTEQRDSLLFSEAATGGALDFIPFSHSGSFQRGCLIYPGNQGLDRLNFHTMELEHRRDRGFSVNSSLSKPFSFQLKGPIRQISSASLLNECCVAVRSDHLCGVWRCSERNEPQLLQVVNTREAATCVSVSPHVLGEVLVASKSGTAHLWTVGKGIQKVHDDDGNLYFNAKSSWRWCEFSAHPRVVLYADRTGAELCDIRVSPASIHTLFRISNTIECRSGERLIFCRYLGGSHPFHHIFTTQHSAYIMDERFPCLPMLKLDHMMQFPPMFCHVLPGVSSPDPTGGGGRTTKVFLGSQSSQEITLLQYSGGRLEACVSHGPPQALLRPCDSLKQLPVQIPHRMDTAANRLSSPAAGLTCIQESEGNGQSPECFCVLQLTEAGDVFYQILEPERSDPVPPPATEDEPQPQQTAKVWTLDNGTKSGRDSSSSHNLAQADSQWAVPDTSSDEDVIGQTQDSVFPTFIAETPRRKFPDDASSETGSEESETQEKGQKLSRLNLQVLVNDGPDGEDGKETNDKADDPEQPDANQGTTSNVTPPIQRAPVKPSEAAVSLWKHWLQKLMHISHKKKPRPQHPHHLAFNSCGLLRLSRDKMRELSEEVTSVRHQLMACMSNRSLLVTSSAPSDSTGILPFPDQVDTEAWKDGLSERLTLSWQGEEMWRAWWEDRLGLNKDKKMDALRKKRRRAREAKWAAGRRLDLSGSFTSSVSYQSDVDNYSDFTGWSSGASQGALSDTEEAKMLSQSEDLMPRSRTPTSVLTESTFPTPTTTPPHGKNTQDNLGTPSTPRVFTELKTVQLEFTPSSQRRSKRPGDDYLSSLFGSQDGPFQHDSYFLDEGGEDHSLPPMAHSSQHHSSQHLPPSQNSLGRPWSQLSQPKKKKAQMGF, encoded by the exons atgcaGAACTTCTTCATTGATCATTGCCAAGACGCTTTCGGGTGCATGACTGAAATTCTGGGCAACCATATCTATTTGAAGAAGGGACCGAAAGGG CACCAACAAAGAAATGCTGGTCCCCCCCGGAAACTAAAACGCTTCATCAACATGCTGAATTTGCCAAT ATGCCACCAGTCGTATTCCTCCAGGTCAGTGCAAGCGTACAGTGCCCTGCTGTCAGATGCCTTGCCAAATGTGCCCGTCGAGCTGCTGGGCTCTCTGTTGTACGAGGAGCTGACGGAGCAAAGAGACagtctgttgttttctgaagcAGCCACAGGGGGCGCTCTCGACTTCATCCCCTTTTCTCATAGTGGGAGCTTTCAGCGAGGCTGCCTCATCTACCCTGGAAACCAAGGACTGGACCGCCTCA ACTTCCACACGATGGAGCTAGAGCACCGTAGAGACCGAGGTTTCTCTGTCAACTCCAGCCTCAGCAAACCATTCAGCTTTCAACTGAAAGGTCCAATCAGACAAATAAGCTCTGCATCTCTGTTGAATGAAT GTTGCGTGGCAGTGAGGTCCGATCACCTGTGTGGCGTTTGGAGATGCAGCGAGAGAAACGAACCACAATTGCTGCAAGTCGTGAACACTAGAGAGGCCGCCACCTGTGTCAGCGTCAG TCCTCACGTTTTAGGTGAAGTTCTGGTGGCCAGTAAAAGTGGAACAGCTCACCTGTGGACTGTTGGGAAAGG GATCCAGAAGGTTCATGACGATGATGGCAACCTGTACTTTAATGCCAAGTCGTCATGGCGATGGTGCGAGTTCTCTGCTCACCCTCGAGTGGTGTTGTACGCTGACAGGACTGGTGCCGAGCTGTGTGATATCAGG GTGAGTCCCGCCTCCATCCACACTCTGTTTCGAATCAGCAACACCATAGAGTGTCGGAGTGGGGAGAGACTGATCTTCTGCAGATACCTAGGAGGCTCCCACCCCTTTCACCATATCTTCACAACTCAG CACTCGGCCTACATCATGGACGAGCGATTCCCGTGCCTGCCCATGCTGAAGCTGGATCACATGATGCAGTTCCCACCCATGTTCTGTCACGTCCTTCCCGGGGTGTCCTCACCCGATCCAACCGGAGGTGGAGGTAGAACCACTAAGGTTTTTCTGGGTTCCCAGAGTTCTCAGGAAATCACACTGCTGCAATACTCAG GAGGCAGATTAGAGGCATGTGTCAGTCATGGTCCTCCTCAAGCTCTACTTCGGCCTTGTGACAGCCTCAAACAGCTTCCTGTCCAGATCCCACACCGCATGGACACGGCGGCTAACAGACTGTCTTCCCCTGCTGCAG GGCTGACGTGTATCCAGGAGAGTGAAGGCAATGGGCAAAGTCCAGAGTGCTTCTGTGTGCTCCAGCTAACGGAGGCAGGGGATGTTTTCTACCAGATCCTTGAGCCTGAGCGGTCAGACCCCGTTCCACCACCAGCCACTGAGGACGAACCCCAGCCTCAACAAACTGCCAAAGTCTGGACGTTGGACAATGGCACAAAATCAGGGAGAGATTCTTCTTCATCGCACAATTTGGCACAGGCAGATTCTCAGTGGGCGGTGCCTGACACATCCAGCGATGAGGACGTCATCGGACAAACTCAGGATTCAGTGTTTCCCACTTTCATTGCGGAAACACCACGGAGGAAATTTCCAGATGATGCTTCCTCTGAAACTGGATCTGAGGAATCGGAGACACAAGAGAAAGGACAAAAGCTGAGCAGGTTGAACCTCCAGGTTCTAGTCAATGATGGTCCAGACGGAGAGGATGGGAAGGAGACCAACGATAAAGCTGATGATCCAGAGCAGCCAGACGCTAATCAGGGGACAACCAGCAATGTGACCCCTCCCATCCAGCGGGCTCCAGTGAAGCCCAGTGAGGCGGCTGTCTCCTTGTGGAAACACTGGCTCCAGAAACTGATGCACATCAGCCACAAAAAGAAGCCACGCCCTCAACACCCGCATCATTTGGCGTTTAACTCATGTGGCCTCCTCCGCCTGTCCAGGGACAAAATGAGGGAGTTATCTGAGGAGGTGACGAGCGTGCGACACCAGCTGATGGCGTGCATGTCCAACCGTTCACTCCTAGTGACAAGCTCCGCCCCATCAGACTCTACGGGTATTCTGCCATTTCCAGACCAGGTGGACACTGAAGCTTGGAAAGACGGGCTCAGCGAGCGTCTGACGCTCTCCTGGCAGGGCGAGGAGATGTGGCGAGCATGGTGGGAAGACCGGCTGGGCCTGAACAAGGACAAGAAGATGGATGCTctcaggaagaagaggaggagagcgAGGGAGGCGAAATGGGCCGCCGGACGACGACTTGACCTTTCTGGAAGTTTCACTTCATCCGTCAGCTACCAGTCGGATGTGGATAATTACTCCGACTTCACGGGCTGGTCCTCCGGAGCCAGCCAGGGGGCGCTCTCGGATACAGAAGAGGCCAAGATGTTATCGCAGTCGGAGGACTTGATGCCAAGATCCAGGACACCCACCAGCGTGCTGACAGAATCCACATTCCCTACGCCAACCACCACGCCTCCACATGGAAAAAATACCCAAGATAACCTGGGTACGCCCAGCACCCCGAGAGTCTTTACTGAGCTGAAGACCGTCCAGCTTGAATTCACCCCATCCAGTCAGAGGAGGAGCAAACGCCCCGGAGATGACTACCTCAGCTCTTTGTTTGGCTCACAG GACGGTCCCTTTCAGCATGACAGCTACTTCCTGGATGAGGGCGGCGAGGACCACTCacttccacccatggcccactCATCGCAGCACCACAGCTCCCAGCATCTGCCCCCCTCCCAGAATTCACTGGGGCGGCCGTGGTCGCAGTTATCCCAACCCAAGAAAAAGAAAGCACAAATGGGGTTTTGA